Proteins encoded by one window of Salmonirosea aquatica:
- a CDS encoding carboxypeptidase-like regulatory domain-containing protein, protein MEHIFKHRLALLFLCLAAGLSALLSKASAQSAEKQLVQGKVTSAEDGSPLIGATIAEKGTTLGTTTDANGNFQLNVSPGATLVVSFIGYVFQEVPIANRSQIEVALKADMQQLNDVVVVGYGTQRKKDLTGSIAKISNEQLIQPSAASFDQMLQGKAPGVQVTQTTGAPGGNMNILIRGVSSITGGNQPLYVIDGFAIGSGGGGSDMRSYGGNSFSSAGMASNTGNRVNPLASINPSDIESIEILKDASATAIYGSRGPTAW, encoded by the coding sequence ATGGAACACATTTTCAAGCATCGCCTGGCGCTGCTGTTCTTATGCCTGGCCGCGGGTCTGTCGGCGCTCTTATCGAAAGCCAGCGCCCAATCGGCCGAAAAACAACTTGTTCAGGGTAAGGTAACTTCTGCCGAGGATGGAAGTCCGCTGATCGGGGCTACCATTGCCGAAAAAGGTACCACGCTGGGTACTACGACAGATGCCAACGGCAACTTTCAGTTGAATGTATCGCCGGGAGCGACGCTGGTGGTCAGTTTTATCGGGTATGTCTTCCAAGAGGTACCCATTGCAAATCGTTCGCAGATTGAGGTAGCCCTGAAAGCGGACATGCAGCAACTCAACGACGTGGTGGTTGTCGGCTACGGTACCCAGCGGAAAAAGGATTTGACGGGTTCCATTGCCAAAATTTCCAACGAGCAGCTGATCCAGCCTTCGGCCGCCAGCTTCGATCAGATGTTACAGGGCAAAGCTCCGGGAGTGCAGGTAACCCAAACCACCGGGGCACCGGGCGGGAATATGAATATCCTGATCCGGGGCGTTAGCTCCATTACGGGCGGCAACCAGCCGTTGTACGTAATCGATGGATTTGCCATTGGCTCGGGCGGAGGTGGTTCCGATATGCGCAGCTACGGAGGCAATAGTTTTTCCTCAGCCGGCATGGCCAGCAATACCGGCAACCGGGTCAATCCGCTTGCTTCCATCAACCCTTCGGACATCGAATCCATCGAAATTCTGAAAGACGCTTCGGCTACGGCCATCTATGGGTCAAGGGGGCCAACGGCGTGGTGA
- a CDS encoding RagB/SusD family nutrient uptake outer membrane protein has translation MKKYITLILLGTMLSSCSEFLNLQPEYQINEVSFYKSAKDFETALVGNYAGLQVLYNTALVDIGDLTTDNAEIKWTSPTVSETELDEVNPTASNDFLNTVWSGSFATIARSNNILSRLDDVNLTEAQKNQFKGESLFLRAFSYFNLVRLFGNVPIVDVAFRSPDAIMDFDMTRRPVSEVYALITKDLTDAASLLNGITLPSKSQASTGAAKTLLGKVYLTTKQYDLAKNVLKEIIDQKTYSLNPDYKKLFTNGNSELQETIFEIKYLSGNVGEGNSFSSIFTPARFDMAIFPGNMQGSGRVLPTKQMANVYEPGDLRRKASIGDSVRLNTGKYEKETYGLKFVDFTTGIVGDGGINFTALRYADVLLMYAEALNETNGTPEAHTYLNMVRQRAGLAPLSGLSKAEFTLALEKERRVEFLLEGHRWFDLVRTGRAQEVLNKYFQDNGLSFTVAPHELIMPIPLREIDINPNLGQNPGY, from the coding sequence ATGAAAAAATACATAACGCTAATCCTACTGGGGACCATGCTGAGTTCCTGCTCGGAATTCCTCAATCTCCAGCCCGAGTACCAGATCAACGAGGTTTCATTTTACAAAAGTGCCAAGGATTTCGAAACCGCTCTGGTGGGCAATTACGCCGGACTCCAGGTACTTTATAATACCGCCCTGGTCGACATCGGCGACCTGACGACCGACAACGCGGAAATAAAATGGACGTCGCCCACCGTGTCTGAAACCGAACTGGACGAGGTAAATCCCACCGCTTCCAATGATTTCCTCAACACCGTGTGGAGTGGTAGCTTTGCCACCATTGCCCGCAGTAACAATATCCTGTCGAGGCTGGATGATGTGAATTTGACCGAAGCCCAGAAAAACCAATTCAAAGGAGAATCTCTGTTTCTGCGGGCGTTCAGCTATTTCAATCTGGTTCGCCTTTTTGGCAATGTACCGATCGTAGACGTCGCTTTCCGGAGTCCTGATGCGATCATGGATTTTGACATGACCCGTCGGCCGGTGAGCGAGGTGTACGCCCTGATCACCAAAGACCTCACCGATGCCGCAAGCCTGCTGAATGGCATTACCCTGCCCAGTAAGTCCCAGGCCTCCACCGGAGCGGCTAAAACGCTGCTTGGAAAAGTGTACCTGACCACGAAGCAGTATGATCTGGCCAAAAACGTACTTAAAGAAATAATTGACCAAAAGACGTACTCGCTCAATCCGGATTATAAAAAACTGTTCACGAATGGCAACAGCGAGCTGCAGGAAACGATCTTCGAAATCAAGTATCTGTCGGGCAATGTGGGCGAAGGCAATTCCTTTTCCAGTATTTTCACCCCCGCCCGCTTCGACATGGCCATCTTTCCGGGCAATATGCAGGGCTCGGGCCGGGTACTGCCTACCAAACAGATGGCCAATGTATACGAGCCGGGTGATTTGCGGAGAAAGGCCTCCATCGGTGACTCGGTAAGGCTGAATACCGGCAAGTACGAAAAGGAGACCTACGGGCTCAAATTTGTGGATTTTACAACCGGCATTGTGGGTGATGGGGGCATCAACTTTACGGCTCTGCGCTACGCGGATGTGTTGCTGATGTACGCCGAAGCATTGAACGAAACCAACGGTACCCCCGAGGCCCATACCTACCTGAATATGGTGCGGCAACGGGCTGGGCTTGCTCCGCTTTCGGGATTGTCCAAAGCTGAATTTACGCTTGCCCTCGAAAAAGAAAGAAGGGTGGAGTTTTTGTTGGAAGGCCACCGCTGGTTCGACCTGGTACGTACCGGACGGGCACAGGAAGTTTTGAACAAGTACTTTCAGGACAATGGCCTGAGTTTTACGGTCGCTCCCCACGAGCTGATCATGCCCATACCACTGCGGGAAATCGACATCAATCCCAACTTGGGTCAGAATCCAGGCTATTGA
- a CDS encoding RNA polymerase sigma factor, with protein MGIEDKVTHDKLTWNAFRAGDRTAFARLFELHYRQLYSYGKQFLTDSSLTEDAIQDLFITLWRTRSNLSEVDNVKFYLFRCLRRNIRRLSEREKRSQPQDFSASAGSLADQLQTPAFTDGNDEALLNRRLKSIIDQLPRRQREVVLLRYYESFKTEEIALLMGISEKTVRNTLFNAMTTLRESSHILKACFEILLILFLLS; from the coding sequence GTGGGAATTGAGGACAAAGTAACACATGACAAGCTAACCTGGAATGCGTTCCGGGCGGGGGATCGAACTGCCTTTGCCCGATTGTTTGAGCTGCATTACCGGCAACTCTATTCTTACGGAAAGCAATTCCTGACCGATAGCTCCCTGACAGAAGATGCCATTCAGGATCTGTTCATCACCCTGTGGCGAACCCGGAGCAATCTGTCCGAGGTCGATAATGTCAAGTTTTACCTGTTTCGCTGCCTGCGGCGTAACATCCGACGCCTGTCGGAACGTGAGAAACGAAGCCAGCCCCAGGATTTCTCCGCATCGGCTGGCTCTTTGGCCGATCAGCTACAAACCCCTGCCTTTACCGATGGCAATGATGAAGCCCTCCTGAATCGCCGCCTGAAATCGATTATTGATCAACTACCCCGACGCCAGCGGGAGGTGGTGCTGCTCCGCTATTATGAGAGTTTCAAGACTGAGGAGATTGCCCTCCTGATGGGGATTTCGGAAAAGACGGTGCGCAATACTCTGTTCAATGCCATGACTACCTTACGCGAGAGCTCGCATATCCTGAAAGCCTGTTTCGAGATACTTTTGATTTTATTTCTATTATCTTGA
- a CDS encoding FecR family protein translates to MENYPTFTAEDFIQDERFRRWFLSGYSEDDDFWQDFQQQYPERKTVLEAAQVLLRALHEAQSFPTSEQGERMWTGIDKETQDLFLSGIREDATIQQRSAAVRPLWKWLSVAAAVLLVAGLGWVTLRKANQGPDTYSGNPPESVLTLVEKANESGQLQKVRLSDGSQVVLYPGSRISYANPFEKESRKVFLSGKGYFEVVKDDTKPFTVFANQLVTQVVGTSFTIDAFEGNKSPSVEVRTGRVKVFTLEKYRDSEQGKPEVMVLLTANQQVRYNVASSGFDIGYVPKPAVIKAPEAHPDFYFKNVAISDVFKTVEDSYGVKIEFNEALLKDCRITAPLGNEPLFRKLDIVCQTVGATYEVWGTRIVVSGGGCK, encoded by the coding sequence TTGGAAAACTACCCAACTTTTACGGCCGAAGATTTCATCCAGGACGAGCGATTCCGGAGATGGTTTCTTTCCGGCTATTCTGAAGACGACGACTTTTGGCAGGATTTTCAACAGCAGTACCCTGAACGCAAAACCGTTCTGGAAGCTGCCCAAGTCCTGCTTCGCGCCCTGCACGAAGCACAGTCTTTTCCTACCAGCGAGCAAGGCGAACGCATGTGGACGGGTATCGACAAAGAAACGCAAGACCTGTTCCTTTCAGGAATCAGGGAAGATGCAACAATACAGCAACGTTCGGCAGCCGTGCGCCCGCTTTGGAAATGGCTTTCGGTTGCCGCCGCCGTACTATTAGTGGCTGGGCTGGGCTGGGTAACCCTCCGGAAGGCAAATCAGGGGCCAGATACCTACTCGGGCAACCCACCGGAGTCGGTGCTTACGTTGGTAGAAAAGGCCAATGAATCCGGCCAGTTGCAGAAGGTTCGGCTGAGCGATGGCAGCCAGGTGGTTCTGTATCCTGGTAGTCGAATCAGCTACGCGAACCCCTTTGAGAAAGAAAGCCGGAAGGTTTTTCTTTCGGGAAAAGGCTACTTCGAGGTAGTTAAAGACGACACCAAGCCCTTCACCGTCTTTGCCAACCAGCTGGTTACCCAGGTAGTGGGGACAAGCTTCACGATTGATGCCTTTGAAGGAAATAAGTCGCCCAGTGTGGAGGTCAGGACGGGCCGCGTAAAGGTATTCACGCTGGAAAAGTACCGGGATTCGGAACAGGGAAAGCCCGAAGTAATGGTGCTGCTGACGGCCAACCAGCAGGTACGCTATAATGTGGCCAGTAGCGGTTTTGATATTGGCTATGTACCCAAACCCGCGGTAATTAAAGCCCCGGAGGCACATCCTGATTTTTACTTCAAAAACGTAGCCATATCGGACGTATTCAAAACAGTGGAGGATTCTTACGGTGTAAAGATCGAGTTCAATGAAGCACTTCTCAAAGACTGTCGCATTACTGCACCCCTCGGCAACGAGCCTCTTTTCCGCAAGCTAGACATCGTTTGCCAAACGGTTGGGGCTACCTATGAAGTGTGGGGTACCCGGATCGTGGTGTCAGGGGGTGGATGCAAATGA
- a CDS encoding APC family permease, which translates to MQTSAPTSRNELLKILGVGFGVAVTIGGTIGTGILRKPGPIAAQLGDAWLIMGLWLLVSLYAFLGTLCTIELGTSVPRAGAWYVYAQRAFGGYAGFVVGLNSWFGTCAALGFGVYTMSEYLALLLPALVGYEPYLAVAMLVTLAGFHWIGLALASQFQNVMSFVKAVGLFAFVAFCYFYGQEVTAEQTIATTSRIAESGSWIGPVIFSLQAIFYTYDGWHTAAYFAEEDRDPTRNLPRSMIGGVSLIIIIYLLCNLAILYILPMDQLAGSKLAAADAVRLIFGERSGKFVTLFLMISILGIVNAQLMFNPRVLYSMSRDGLFLRAGTRVNAGGTPSVSMLLTAVLAVLLILIGKEACEKLSDIATFFFVLGYTSGFASLLALRRKEPNLPRPWKVPAYPLLPIVMLIASVAFLVGAVVQDLPSSQFALLFLVVSYPLYLGVKRLNA; encoded by the coding sequence ATGCAAACCTCTGCTCCGACTTCCCGTAACGAACTACTCAAAATCCTGGGTGTCGGCTTCGGCGTTGCCGTCACCATTGGCGGTACCATTGGCACCGGTATCCTGCGCAAGCCCGGCCCCATTGCCGCCCAGCTCGGCGATGCATGGCTCATCATGGGTCTTTGGCTGCTGGTGAGTTTGTACGCATTCTTAGGTACCCTATGTACCATCGAGCTAGGTACCTCGGTGCCCAGGGCGGGGGCGTGGTATGTGTATGCCCAACGGGCGTTCGGCGGCTACGCGGGATTTGTGGTGGGGCTCAACAGCTGGTTCGGTACCTGCGCGGCGTTGGGTTTCGGGGTGTACACCATGAGTGAGTACCTGGCCTTGTTGTTGCCGGCTTTGGTAGGGTACGAGCCTTATCTGGCGGTTGCGATGTTGGTTACGCTGGCCGGATTTCACTGGATTGGGTTAGCGCTGGCGAGTCAGTTTCAGAATGTAATGAGTTTTGTCAAGGCGGTAGGTCTGTTCGCTTTTGTGGCTTTTTGCTATTTCTATGGTCAGGAAGTGACGGCGGAGCAAACGATTGCTACCACCAGCCGCATTGCCGAATCGGGTAGCTGGATCGGCCCCGTCATATTTTCTTTACAGGCCATTTTCTATACCTACGACGGCTGGCACACTGCCGCCTATTTTGCCGAAGAAGACCGCGACCCGACCCGCAACCTGCCCCGTTCCATGATCGGCGGTGTAAGCCTGATTATTATCATCTACCTACTCTGCAATCTGGCCATTCTGTACATTCTGCCGATGGACCAGTTGGCAGGTTCAAAGCTTGCCGCCGCTGATGCCGTCCGACTTATTTTCGGCGAACGTTCGGGTAAGTTTGTCACGCTGTTTTTGATGATTTCCATTCTGGGTATCGTTAACGCGCAACTTATGTTCAACCCGCGCGTGCTTTATTCCATGAGCCGCGACGGGCTGTTTCTACGTGCGGGAACGCGTGTCAATGCGGGAGGTACCCCTTCGGTGTCTATGCTGCTCACGGCGGTACTAGCCGTTCTCCTGATTTTGATTGGAAAAGAAGCCTGCGAAAAACTCTCAGACATTGCCACGTTTTTCTTCGTACTGGGATATACGTCGGGCTTCGCTTCGCTGCTGGCTCTTCGTCGAAAAGAACCCAACCTGCCCCGCCCGTGGAAGGTACCTGCCTACCCTTTGCTGCCCATCGTAATGCTGATCGCCTCAGTGGCCTTTCTGGTCGGAGCCGTGGTACAGGACCTACCCAGCTCGCAGTTTGCGCTACTATTTCTGGTGGTGAGTTATCCACTGTACCTGGGGGTGAAGCGGCTGAATGCCTAA
- a CDS encoding MFS transporter, which yields MNHSSTRWFIVFLLFVATGLSFLDRQVLSIAIIKIQKEFAFTDVQYGMINTSFLISYAVMFTLGGWLIDKIGSKAGLALSVGLWSVANCMHGFMTSFNQLLAFRFLLGMGEGGCFPGAAKTVYTWFDKKERALANGIAIGGSAIGAVVAPPLTIWLASLYGWRGGFIVPGLVGIVWVVLWLAVPWKKNVPSVQPTDSPRIEDGKQTVSFVSLLKNRQVWIFILVRFLLDPVFYFLMFWIPKYLSEVRNVSFERIGSLFWIPFLALGIANILGGGLSDRLIKGGYSIDRARKTIMGVAAALTLVAPVIEWVASVEVAIALMSVFMFAHGFWITNYITSISDIFGEKATSTVVGLSGTAGAVSGLLLNPLMGVIIQDYTYRPLWIASGLMYPIAFVIFLFCIPKIKPLYDSVLRPVPTGDA from the coding sequence ATGAATCATTCTTCTACCCGTTGGTTTATTGTTTTCCTGCTTTTTGTGGCTACCGGCCTCAGCTTCCTGGACCGACAGGTACTCTCTATTGCGATCATCAAAATCCAGAAAGAATTTGCCTTTACAGATGTACAGTACGGCATGATTAACACCAGCTTCCTGATCAGCTACGCCGTGATGTTCACCCTGGGCGGATGGCTGATCGATAAAATCGGGAGCAAAGCCGGACTGGCCCTTTCGGTTGGACTATGGTCCGTGGCCAACTGCATGCACGGTTTTATGACTAGCTTCAATCAACTGCTCGCCTTCCGGTTTTTACTGGGTATGGGCGAGGGAGGATGTTTTCCGGGTGCTGCCAAAACCGTGTACACCTGGTTTGATAAAAAAGAACGGGCGCTGGCCAATGGCATTGCCATCGGCGGTTCGGCCATTGGGGCGGTAGTGGCTCCGCCACTTACGATTTGGCTGGCTTCTTTGTACGGATGGCGGGGCGGTTTCATCGTTCCGGGATTGGTAGGCATAGTATGGGTAGTCCTGTGGCTTGCGGTTCCGTGGAAGAAAAATGTACCCTCAGTACAGCCTACTGATAGTCCCAGGATCGAAGACGGTAAGCAGACGGTTTCTTTTGTCAGCTTACTGAAAAACAGGCAGGTATGGATATTTATTTTAGTCCGGTTTCTGCTGGACCCGGTTTTTTATTTCCTGATGTTCTGGATTCCCAAGTACCTCAGTGAGGTAAGGAATGTGTCGTTCGAGCGAATCGGTAGTCTTTTCTGGATACCCTTTCTCGCCCTGGGTATTGCTAATATTCTGGGGGGAGGCCTGTCGGACCGATTAATAAAGGGCGGCTATTCCATCGACAGAGCACGTAAAACCATCATGGGGGTAGCGGCGGCGCTTACGCTGGTAGCTCCTGTTATTGAGTGGGTCGCTTCCGTAGAAGTAGCCATTGCTCTGATGTCCGTTTTTATGTTCGCTCATGGTTTCTGGATTACCAATTACATCACCTCTATTTCGGATATTTTTGGAGAAAAAGCTACCTCGACCGTGGTAGGACTCAGCGGAACGGCCGGAGCCGTTTCCGGGCTCTTGCTCAACCCTCTGATGGGGGTGATTATCCAGGACTATACCTATCGTCCTCTTTGGATCGCCTCGGGGCTGATGTACCCCATCGCTTTCGTTATTTTCCTGTTTTGTATTCCCAAAATCAAACCCCTGTACGACTCGGTCCTGCGACCGGTACCTACGGGGGATGCCTGA
- a CDS encoding SusC/RagA family TonB-linked outer membrane protein, giving the protein MVIITTKRGTYGKSQISVDASYGFQEVAHKLELLNSRQYADYLADGRDNAWVYAGGKITDPNEVRSAATRVRPEFRNPESITTDTDWQDVLFRTAPVRNVQVSSTGGTEQVKYFLSGGYFSQEGIIINSDYNRFNLRVNVDAQVTKRIKLGTSTFGSYGFGRFANTESHYGQGGLLSNALAASPTIPVYDDQGNYYFNQADVTDGLGFLANVLAVSEGTDDRRKVMDLVTNNFVEVNLTNDLTFRSSVGISFSSNNIKLWRSSAVPNFTTLNYPASAGVSKAENLNWLNENTLTYNRVFNNKHFVNGLVGFTAQKNRFDRVSVGASDFPTEYVPFITAGIVNAGTQTVNEWALLSVMARVNYSYAGKYLLTATVRRDGSSRFGANNKWGSFPSLSIGYNLAEEDFMKDVRFISNLKLRASYGISGNNQIGDYTHIGLLSTTRYIKNNALNPGLVPATLSNDNLTWEKSKQTNVGLDLGLFKDRVSLTADVYKDLKTDLLLAVQLPAASGFTSSTQNIGDIENKGFELGIQSTNILKKNFEWNTNFTFSHNENKVLKLATEGGGLPIPATRLRK; this is encoded by the coding sequence GTGGTGATAATCACCACCAAGCGGGGTACCTATGGCAAGTCACAAATCAGCGTGGATGCTTCCTATGGTTTTCAGGAGGTGGCGCATAAACTGGAATTGTTGAACTCAAGGCAGTACGCCGATTACCTGGCTGATGGCCGCGACAATGCCTGGGTATATGCCGGGGGCAAAATAACGGACCCGAACGAGGTACGGTCGGCGGCAACCCGGGTCAGACCCGAGTTTAGGAACCCGGAATCCATTACCACGGATACCGATTGGCAGGATGTGCTGTTCAGAACTGCCCCGGTTAGGAACGTGCAGGTATCTTCTACCGGCGGTACCGAACAGGTCAAGTACTTCCTATCAGGGGGGTACTTTTCCCAGGAAGGAATCATTATCAATTCAGACTACAACCGCTTCAATTTGCGGGTGAACGTGGACGCCCAGGTCACCAAGCGGATCAAGCTGGGTACCTCTACGTTTGGTTCCTATGGGTTCGGGCGCTTTGCCAACACGGAATCCCACTACGGACAAGGCGGGCTGCTGAGTAATGCGTTAGCGGCCTCTCCTACAATTCCGGTGTACGACGATCAGGGCAACTACTACTTCAATCAGGCCGACGTAACCGATGGGCTGGGCTTTCTGGCCAACGTATTGGCGGTGAGTGAGGGTACCGACGACCGCCGGAAGGTCATGGACCTGGTTACGAACAATTTTGTGGAGGTAAACCTGACCAATGATCTTACTTTCCGCAGCTCCGTGGGTATTAGTTTTAGCTCGAACAATATCAAACTGTGGCGCTCCTCAGCGGTACCTAATTTCACCACCCTCAATTATCCGGCCTCGGCGGGTGTCTCCAAAGCCGAAAACTTGAACTGGCTCAATGAGAACACGCTGACCTACAACCGGGTGTTCAATAATAAGCATTTTGTGAATGGTCTGGTGGGGTTCACCGCGCAGAAAAACCGCTTCGACCGGGTATCAGTAGGAGCGTCCGATTTTCCTACGGAATACGTCCCGTTTATCACGGCGGGTATTGTGAACGCCGGTACCCAGACCGTTAATGAATGGGCGCTTCTGTCGGTTATGGCGCGGGTCAATTACTCCTACGCTGGCAAGTACCTGCTCACGGCCACCGTCCGCCGCGACGGTAGTTCCCGGTTCGGGGCCAACAACAAATGGGGCTCTTTCCCGTCGCTTTCTATCGGGTATAACCTGGCCGAAGAAGATTTCATGAAAGATGTCCGGTTCATCAGCAATCTGAAGCTACGAGCCAGCTATGGTATTTCGGGCAATAACCAGATCGGTGACTACACCCACATCGGTTTACTCTCCACCACCCGCTACATCAAGAACAATGCCCTGAATCCCGGCTTGGTACCCGCTACCTTATCCAATGATAACCTGACGTGGGAGAAATCGAAGCAAACCAATGTAGGTCTGGATCTGGGTCTTTTCAAAGATCGGGTCTCCCTCACAGCGGATGTATACAAGGATCTCAAAACCGACCTGCTCCTGGCGGTACAGCTTCCCGCCGCTTCGGGCTTCACCAGTTCCACCCAGAACATCGGGGATATTGAGAACAAAGGGTTTGAACTGGGAATTCAAAGTACCAATATTCTGAAGAAAAACTTTGAATGGAACACCAATTTTACCTTCAGTCATAACGAGAACAAGGTACTTAAGCTGGCTACCGAAGGGGGCGGATTGCCAATTCCAGCTACCAGATTACGGAAGTAG
- a CDS encoding L-fucose/L-arabinose isomerase family protein — protein MKNNTAVQGEAAENLLPLRHRKQSKARIGVFGVGYFKYWSQFDGLLDQLLQKQEALLHKIEAIGDVEILDFGLIDDATKAYELVPKLKGANLDLIFCDMLTYATSSTFGIIIKSIDTPIVLVALQPDKALDYGNASTYLQLYNDDICSLPEFAGVAVRMGKKVPEMIIGTLHDDPAAEAEIEEYCRIARVLHDLKTARIGHIGHPIEAMLDMHSDSTMLTAHFGPHIVQCEAHEIVSRFRTAADAEIDPVKERILDFFDTPDPVSDPISEKLKDADLHISAQVTVALEKFVKDKNLDALAYYYDGEDGSDTRVVMSNLIVGNSLLTGAGFPMCGESDLKTCIAMLIMERLGIGGSFAEFHPVDFREDFVLVGHDGPHNVAIAEGRPVLRSLKKYHGKPGFGAGVEFQIKEGPITMLSISSTYEGKFKFVLAEGESLKGPIPPTGNTNTRGFFKPDVRTFLKRWMKEGPTHHFALGVGHHAGTIQKIANYLGIESVVIN, from the coding sequence ATGAAGAATAACACGGCAGTACAAGGGGAAGCGGCTGAAAACCTGCTACCTCTCCGGCATCGAAAGCAAAGCAAAGCCAGAATCGGAGTATTTGGAGTAGGGTACTTTAAATACTGGAGTCAGTTCGACGGACTACTGGATCAATTGCTTCAGAAGCAGGAAGCACTGCTCCATAAAATTGAAGCCATCGGCGATGTGGAGATCCTGGATTTTGGCCTGATCGATGACGCCACCAAGGCCTACGAACTGGTCCCGAAGCTGAAAGGGGCCAACCTGGACCTGATATTCTGCGACATGCTCACCTACGCTACATCCAGTACCTTCGGCATCATCATCAAAAGCATCGATACGCCCATTGTACTGGTAGCTCTACAACCCGACAAGGCTCTGGATTATGGGAACGCGTCCACCTACCTGCAGCTCTACAACGACGACATCTGTTCGCTGCCCGAATTTGCCGGGGTGGCGGTCAGGATGGGCAAAAAGGTACCGGAAATGATCATCGGCACTCTGCACGACGACCCCGCTGCCGAAGCAGAAATCGAAGAATACTGCCGGATCGCCCGGGTACTGCACGATCTGAAAACCGCACGCATCGGACACATTGGGCATCCCATCGAGGCTATGCTGGACATGCATTCGGATTCTACCATGCTCACCGCCCATTTCGGTCCGCACATTGTCCAGTGCGAGGCGCACGAAATTGTTTCCCGTTTCCGAACGGCCGCCGATGCGGAAATCGACCCCGTCAAGGAGCGGATTCTGGATTTCTTCGATACGCCGGATCCGGTATCTGATCCCATTTCGGAAAAGCTGAAAGATGCCGATCTGCACATTTCGGCCCAGGTCACGGTTGCCCTCGAAAAATTTGTAAAGGATAAGAACCTGGATGCGCTCGCCTACTACTACGATGGCGAAGACGGAAGTGATACCCGGGTCGTAATGTCCAATCTGATCGTAGGCAACTCCCTGCTGACCGGGGCGGGATTTCCGATGTGCGGGGAGTCGGACCTGAAAACTTGCATCGCTATGCTGATTATGGAGCGGCTGGGCATCGGGGGTAGCTTCGCCGAATTCCATCCCGTCGATTTCAGGGAAGACTTTGTGCTGGTTGGGCACGACGGCCCTCACAATGTGGCCATCGCCGAAGGGCGGCCGGTGTTGCGCAGCCTTAAGAAATACCACGGAAAACCAGGTTTCGGGGCGGGTGTGGAGTTTCAGATCAAGGAAGGGCCCATCACTATGCTCAGCATCAGCTCTACCTACGAGGGCAAATTCAAATTTGTGCTGGCCGAAGGGGAATCACTCAAAGGGCCCATTCCGCCTACGGGCAACACCAATACCCGGGGCTTTTTCAAGCCCGACGTCAGGACTTTTTTGAAGCGGTGGATGAAGGAAGGGCCCACGCACCATTTTGCTCTGGGGGTTGGGCACCATGCCGGTACCATCCAGAAAATAGCTAATTATCTCGGCATCGAATCCGTAGTAATCAATTGA